The genomic window actgctgacaaaagcagtaggatgaattctgaagtgtttctggcaatattatctgctcagattcagccaaatgcttcagaactcataggacggcgcttcacaatgcagatggacaatgacccgaagcatactgcgaaagcaaccaaagagttttttaaggcaaagaagtggaatgttctgcaatggccaagtcaatcacctgacctaaatccaattgagcatgcatttcacttgctaaagacaaaactgaagggaaaatgccccaagaacaagcaggaactgaagacagttgcagtagaggcctggcagagcaacaccagggacgaaacccagcgtctggtgatgtctatgggttctagacttcaggctgtcattgactgcaaaggatttgcaaccaagtattaaaagtgacaattagatttatgattatgttagtttgtccaattatttttggtcccttaaaaaggggggggccacatataaaatgtgttgtaattcctacaccgttcacctgatttggatgtaaataccctgaaattaaagctgaaagtctgcacttaaagcacatcttgattgtttcatttcaaatccattgtggtggtatacagagacaaaatgatgaaaattgtgtcaatgtccaaatatttatggacctaactgtatatgcatgcagaattccatgtcagcacgCTCTTCTGagtttgccaaatagccactgcaacACGGacacttactgtaagtggctctggataagagcgtctgctaaatgacttaatgtaaatgtaatgtatgtcacataacctgtTTTCAGGTGtcagactcggcacacaagtcagaattgaggtaggctaagaaacgtaacaaaactaaagatagtttctaaattatatgcctaccgatcatcttattttgattaaaacataaaaacgcacactcgcattaactattgatgtccctgccaaagctgatatcaaacttgcgtccctgaactgttgtatagtgggttaagaaAGGGGAGTTCCTTCTCTGCCTAgaagtgcattgtgcgcagcaagcttgaaagaaaaaaagggatatgaatttgGGGCCTGTGCCCTAGTAGAGTtatatgtctaacaacgcctctgagCTAAACAGTACTGtaagatataaaaatatataaataaatgtaaaatttaTAAGAGAcatacatttcttttttttatagaataaaataaatataaatggcTCTTCCGTCCTACGTATTTCCGCTCAATTtttattttgcttctgtactaggtctgggaattcGGCACATAAGTCGGTTTTCTCGAATCAATTTTTTGTAGGgccaatcagcaaacagagggagtggctgagaacgatgacgttgatgttgtgtgctagtttgaATTGTAGTTTAGTAAtggtggcggagaaagatgcgagcaaagctatTCGGTccattgtggcaacgctgccaaatatccataagttaaagccggagcaagaacaatctttgctaagttttgttggtggccgtgatgttgtggccctcctccccacggggttcaggaaaagtttgattttctccgttacagtagtggtgaaggagttggctaaggcgaacgctagcgattggttatggcagatcagagtgggtctgggcagatccaatagttttaaacttcaacagagtacccaccttcaaggaagttaacgcttgtcaatggagcgatcccagaccctctgtacaaatgaaatgtactagggtctggttaggaccaggctaagcaAAGTGGGCAGCATAGTGCAAAATGTGCAAAGTAGGTGGTGGATGGACTTAATAATAGTGTGAATGTCAGtgcgagtccttggccttgttgaagaggccagcagcggatggaaagaaactcacttcttatggcgtgaggttttggtcctgatggactgcagccttctgccagaggggagtagctggaacagagagtgtccagggtgggaggagtcggccacaacactgaattaacagacaataCGAGACAAAACAGGAGACACCAACCTACTGAGGCTGCCATCATCGGCACCATCTTGGATGTTCTCATATGCTGCCATAATAACTGAGCTGGAACTATGCACAACTTGCTTTGCTTGCCTCAACTCGAATCAATTGTCAGATTATTCTGTCTGAGTCAGAATAACCGGATAAGCCTGTCTTACTTGGAAAACTtgttttatggaacaggccaggTGGGAAGGGGGATGGTGGTTGTGTTGCACCCTATCCCTAACTctgcccccacccacccacccccttctTTATCTGCCCCGCTCCACCAAGGTATGAAGAGGAGAGTGGTATACGCTCATCTACAGCTTGTTTACGGTTGGTCAGTCAGTTGAACCTATAaatcccccaccaccctcctacTAAGTCTGACTGCTCCCACACTTAACCCTCCCACTAACACACCCCAGGGTTGGTGCTGATTGTTCCACCCTAACATACCTTCTAAGGTGACGTGTGATGTTCCCTAGGCTTCGATTGGTTGATTTTTACCCTCCTtgtcctgattggctgctgtGGGACTCATTCCCAACATCTTTGActttttaaccctaaccctcccacacacctccttttctccctttgTTTATTGATCTAGCCCTGCTGACCATTATTCTGTTGATACTAATGTACCTGTACTGACCATTACATTGTTGATACTAATGTACCTGTACTGACCATTACATTGTTGATACTAATGTACCTGTACTGACCATTACATTGTTGATACTAATGTACCTGTACTGACCATTACATTGTTGATACTAATGTACCTGTACTGACCATTACATTGTTGATACTAATGTACCTGTACTGACCATTACATTGTTGATACTAATGTACCTGTACTGACCATTACATTGTAGGATACTAATGTACCTGTACTGACCGCACACTTGCCTCACAGTCTTGCTCTAGTCCCTCACCCCCACTAACCATTGACCTTTCACCTTTGATCTCTGCTCCCCATCCAGACTGGATGAAGAATTACAAGACTCAAAATCTAAGTAAGAGTAAGCgtacatgactgtgtgtgtttatgtatttgtgtgtgtgtgtgtttaagattgAAGTGCGATCCACATAGAATATCCTCATATTCAAACTAAGTTATTTGAATTAGATTCAATTTGTTTTGCGTTCAGTAACACATgcgaaacagaggctcctgTGTCACACATTTAAATAACTCATCGTATGACTATAacctttcatttctctctccttttgtctctctctttctctttcctttactctgtctctacctctccttttctccctttctgactctccatctctctctcgtctcactTTCACTTTCTTTTCCTCAGAGCGGACAAAAGAACAAACGTTTGAAGGTGATGACGTCTTTCTCTACTGACTGCTGTAGATTATCCAGAAGTTTCCTGCCAGCACACACCCAGACCCGCTGGCTGATCGTGGCTTCGATGGGCGTTGTGATGGGCTCTTGAGAAGGGGCAATGTCATAGGTGGGAGGATATGCCTCTGCCTGACTGCCAGAGCGAATTCTAGAAGTTTCTGAATTCACTGTCTCCTAACATGCTGTGCTCATCTCCTCAAAGATAATGTaaagctctttctctctgtttgatTTGGAAGTATTGGTTGGAAATCTAACAAGCATGATTTAAAGAGCTTCGTGGTATAATTGCAGTAAGCTCTGGGCTTATTTTGTATTTCCTCTTAATACTGCTCTATCATAACATCAAGTTAGACACATTCCTAGATTACTGCCAAGCTTCATTCAGTACattgctacatatgtgtgtggaaGTGAGTGTACTGTCAAGTTTATTTAAGGGAACAAGCATTTATATTCTTTCAACTGTGAAAGAGACATTTGTCTCAGTAAAAAACGGCTTCCCTTGTAGTTGTTTCTGACATCCTTTGCGTCTGTCaggatgcctgtgtgtgtgtgtctgtgtgtgcgtgcgtgcgtctgggtgtgtgtgtgtgtgtgtgtatatatagaaGTTACTGGAAGCCCACAGTGCCTCACATTAAGATGATTCGAAGGCTATATGACATTAAAGGTAAAATGTGTTCATCAGTTAGCCATATCAAACTAAGAGCTGTGAAAGAGAAGAGCCAGTAACTTTACATGTAATTAATCATTTATTTGTGCATTAATTCACAGTAAAATAATCAAGATGTTCAGTAAATACCATCAGAACTATGAACGGTGTGGTGTCTCTTCCTTAAATATccaaccaaaccaaaacaaagacATAATTCCTGAGTATATGCAAGAATTAAACCCCCAAAACTAATTTAATAGGAggtaaaataataatttaatatatttttttcttttttcgtgGGCACCAAAATTCCTGCAGGCGCCCCTGATAGTGCTCACCAAATAGGTTACTTATTTGCTCCACCCTAGAAAATTAGATAGAGCAGTGCAGGCAAGAAATTCTAACCCCAttgtcttttaacccttgtgctgccttcgggtcacatgacccaaaggttcataacgaaccatcgttgtatttagacaattttacccaatacaaaaacaaataaaaataattttcttttaaccttcgcaatgtggggggtctgagacagcccaacggttaaaagaaaatgcttcactttgtttttgtatgcggtaaagttgtcgcaatacgacggtgggtcacaatgactgatgggtcagaatgacccgaagataacacaagggttaagcgttTTTTTGTTCCTTCTCAACCTTTAACTTTGTCCGCTTTGCCGAGCTGTAGAACCCCGAAGCTCAGGGCCTTGTTTCGAAGGTGCTTCTCCAGACAGTGGACAGCCACAAGATCTTCGTCCACGTCAAACTTGTTGGCAAACAAGTGATGGTGCTGCAACATCCACCAGAGGTCCCCTGTCCCGTACACGCACACGGACCTGACGTGGCGTCCCTGGCAGAGCGGGTACGCGGCTTCCTTGGCCTCCTCCGCACCCTCATGCCCCTGCCACTTCACCAGCCTAGCAATGGCCTGCATGTCGGAGGTGTCGTACTTGCCACTGGGCCTCTGGCTGCCCGGCACCCTGGGCATCCTCTGGATGGTCGCCCACAGGAACTCATCCGGGCTGTAGGTGTCCTCAGCCCATTTCAGCAGCTCCAGGACCCTGCTGTCTGTCAGAACGTGCTCTACGAAGCCCCGCGTCACCACCATGTAGGCCCCCCCCGATTTGATGGGCAGGTTGAAGGGAGGGGGCGACTTGTCCTCTTCCGTCCTCTGCACCTGCCCGTTCACCACCGCGTGGACCTTTTTCCAGCGCCCCTCCTTAGAGCTCGGCATGCTCTCAGACTCCATGCTGTTCCGGCCCTTCAGCGCCTTCAGGCTACGCACCATCTCCAGGTTAGTCTTGATGGGGAAGTCCTGACCACACAGGTTGACAAAGTACTTCCACGAGGCGCTGATGTTGTAGAGGTCGCGCATGCAGTTGATGTCGGCCTGGACGCGCGACCAGCCTGCGTAGACCACCACCACTGGCCGGCTACACAGGAAGACGttctggaaacaggaagtgatggaggTGACGGCGGCCAAAACGGAGGCTGGTGCCTTGGTGTCGACGTGGACGCAGTAGAAGTTCTGAGGGGCGTAAATGGACCTCAGGAGCCTCTCAAAGTTGTGCACCTTGTGGTGGACAACCAGCGAGAAGGCAATAGGAAACTCTGCCTCCTCGCGGCTCAAGGGAAAAGGCAGGTACTtcctggaggacaggaaggtGTCGCAGTCCTGGCTGACGTTTAAGAAGTGGTCGTCTGAGAGGCGGGTGTGTTTCCGGAACAGTTGCTCCAAGCTGAGGAGTTTCGCCTGCTCCACGGCCTCCGGCTCTCCTCTCAGGACGGGGTCGCAGTTGAAAGTGCTGAGGTTGGCTTCAGTGTAGTCCCACCAGGTATCCTGGTGCCTGAGGTGAGAGGTGAGCTCGTTGGGACCTGTGAGCAGTATCCACGCGGCCAGGGAGACCAGCGTCACAGGAGGCATGAGCCAACAGCATCTTTGTGGGGAGAGGAGCCGAGCCATCCCAACAGAAACCCTCCAGAGTCTCAAGGCTGCCTCCTGTGCTTGTtgtttatttatgtatgtattagtCGGTTTAGTTCAGGGATCTGTAGCAACTACACAGAGGAGGTTTTACTGGGAGTCGTTGGAGATGCCTAGTTGCTAGGTGACCATGGAGGGTGTCGATTGGTGAATGGTGCAGCTGTGCTCGGACAGAATCACATCTGCAGACGACAGCTGCTCTGCACTGGAGCAAGTGACTGTGTCTGTACTTTCTGGATCtgtaggagaagagagagaaacttgGTGTTACAGGTGGAAACCAGGTGAGGagaatgttaacccttgtgctgccttcgtgtcacatgacccaaaggttcataatgaactgTTACGTGCTTGCACGTTGTTTGCCCTGCCTGTCTTGTGTTCTGTTTTGTGTTCTGTCTCCTCCAACAGCCTCATTCTCCCACGTCATCAGATGTGCACACCTGGGTCCAATTGGTCATCAGTTCGTCGCCACACCTGTTCCAGATCTTCCATCAAACGGTTCCCTTTAAAAGctttttgtttctgtgtgtttagcGTGAGCGAGGACTGGTTTTGTGTTGAGGTGTGGCAGAGCTCTGGTATGTTTGGTGTTGGTTTTCCTGGCTTATCTCTGTTTATGCGTTTGTCTTTACCGTTTACTTTGGTTTAGAGGCCTGCTTGTGTCTTGTCTTCAGTTTtcttttgtttctgtttgttttgttgcgtgCACCGGACAAACGGGGATAGGTAAGATACCCCGGGGTCTACATTTCACACCCACGTAGTAGCACCTTTTGTTACTTCCCCAGGATAGCAGTGAGCACCACCCACTGTCTTTTTTAGGTGCTTAGCACCGGTCTAAGGGGCGGgcgggtttgtttgtttttttctttggtGCCACTGATTGTCCTCTTTGATCCCGGTGTTGCTGTGTATACCGAATAAACGTTACATTATTCATATCGAGTATCTGGTTTGTGTGACTGCACCCTCACTGGCAAAGCCAGTGAGGGTGTGAACCCATAAAAccatgggtcacaatgactgatgggtcagaatgacccgaagataacacaagggttaagacagttAACAACAGTTTAAAACGTTTAACTACCTTTGCCGGCGCGACTCGAGTCGTACATCATTAACATTTCATCTTATTTCCTTAGAAAACCACCACCCGGAACGTTAGAATACTTGAAGGCGGCAGATTTGTgctaaaacaaataaataacataTAAATTGATAATTATCTTACCAAAAGCATGCTTGCATCACAAAGTCGATCTAACAGGCTACGTAGACAGGAACAGTTAAAAGGTAATTACTTAAAATAATAACTAGGCTAAAGAAAAAGCGGCAACTTAATACAGTGAAAAGAATTTGTGGCTTTGTTAAGGCTGAGCTTTGTGGGGAGTTGTCCCTCCCCCCAGttgtccctcccctcccctcccctctccgaggagaggggagggacaatGCCTACAGTAGCTGTCATGACAGCTACTGTAGGCAGGGGGGGACAACTGGGGGGGACAATAGCCTAACCCTAGCGGGATGACTTTGCTACATTTGAAAATTATAGAAAGACATAAATTGCATTTCTATaaagtagggtgaccagacgtcctcaaAAGATGGAACTGACAGCACGTTAAATTGTCAAATGGTGTACGTTTTTGACAACCCAGGTGAGTTTGGAAGGTTTTTTTGTTAATTCTGAAAACCTCTAATAAACTCCTTGTTTTTGTTCGACCCCGGTGTCCTCGCACTCCTTGGAGCTGTCCCGCTGAGGGCTGTGTAGCCTCCCGTGGCGTCACAGTATCTTCTCACTTGCAACGTACAGTGCTTGGTTCAAGTACCTGATAAGCTGAGCCTTTGTGACTGGCATCAaataaatgatgacattttgatttattttaaaccaaaaactataatgatatatttaacaaaaggtagaaaaaagagagtgagaatttaaataagagttttaaCAAGTTTGAGTCCCGTTCAAgcgaacgggactgcacccgactacatcaagtctctcctccagccttacacccccacccgccacctacggtcttcttctgacaaccgtctggtggtcccaccgcttaAGAgcacccggtcccaacacaagctcttctcctgtctggccccccaattatggtatcacctccccacctccatcagagactcttactgtctccccaccttcaagaaaaggctcaagacgcacttgttccgggagtacaacggtacttaggaatgatttgctggacctgatgttagtttcctccaggatcacaatgactcttattgagagacttgttgctcttgttggttagttctaactgatttaaatgtgccataaaaagcttttgatactatttgcataaatgtaaaagttagaaggggggtaggattttggcaacacgGTGCACGCgttcacgcgtaggggagtggAATTTTCGGATTTCGGCCCAACACCTGTTCTGCTCCTGTCTAGCTACGATGGAAAAATGGTCTTTTAATATTAAAAGCCTGACTTCATGCATCAGCAGTCACAGACCTGTGTAAATCGTTTTGGTTTTTAATTCATACTGAGAAATCATTGGCATTTAGTAAGCCTAGTTAAGAGTTACATATGCTATGACTCATTTAAGACATAATCAAATGAACCGATTCAAATGAGAAATAGCATATTTCGATAGCCTATATCTATATCATTCATATTGGGAAATTGACCCTGGTAAGCTAATGCTGCGTTTAATAATCTTCATGAATGAAGAACCGCAGAATTAAGATCAGTGAAAACCTTGTAGCCTAAATAAAATTGTAGCAAAACTCACAATCTAACTAAATCACAATGGCAATTAAATATAATCAGTTGTAGCCTATAGCAAAATTAAAGTCCGAAGAATCATGAAAAACAGATGTGCCGAGTCGACATTGAAATGGAATGATTAACAGCGCATGATTGCTGTGGAGATCTACCTCAAACAAATCGCCTCAGGGGAATTGAGATAGGATACATATTTTAAAGGTCGCAAACTCATAGTTGCTGATCTATGGGGCTccatatatattatatacactGACTTTTAGCGCCAACTTGTGGTGACTCACATCATCCAGTGGTGATGAAGGATGGAGACACCTGGCCACACCCTTTGAGAAACAGTTCCGGACAGACGCTTCTGGGCTAAGCGGTTTGGCACAGTCGAGCTGACATTTCTTTTTAACCCTTTTAGATCATATCCCCGGTCATACCGTAGTCCTACAGCTATTTAGTTAAAAatctgttttcctttttttgtacatGCAACTTTATGATTTAACATGATGTCACTAGACTAT from Osmerus eperlanus chromosome 28, fOsmEpe2.1, whole genome shotgun sequence includes these protein-coding regions:
- the LOC134015129 gene encoding beta-1,3-galactosyl-O-glycosyl-glycoprotein beta-1,6-N-acetylglucosaminyltransferase-like, translating into MARLLSPQRCCWLMPPVTLVSLAAWILLTGPNELTSHLRHQDTWWDYTEANLSTFNCDPVLRGEPEAVEQAKLLSLEQLFRKHTRLSDDHFLNVSQDCDTFLSSRKYLPFPLSREEAEFPIAFSLVVHHKVHNFERLLRSIYAPQNFYCVHVDTKAPASVLAAVTSITSCFQNVFLCSRPVVVVYAGWSRVQADINCMRDLYNISASWKYFVNLCGQDFPIKTNLEMVRSLKALKGRNSMESESMPSSKEGRWKKVHAVVNGQVQRTEEDKSPPPFNLPIKSGGAYMVVTRGFVEHVLTDSRVLELLKWAEDTYSPDEFLWATIQRMPRVPGSQRPSGKYDTSDMQAIARLVKWQGHEGAEEAKEAAYPLCQGRHVRSVCVYGTGDLWWMLQHHHLFANKFDVDEDLVAVHCLEKHLRNKALSFGVLQLGKADKVKG